GGCCAACTGCATATGACAGTTGGCTAATGACAATGGTTAAAGCAACTTGATCGGCATTAACTTTTAATGCTTCTGCAATTGAATAGATTAAGGGCTGGTTATAATAGTTTGAACCCGCACAAATTCCACATGTCATTGCCATGATAAAAATAAAGCTTTTTGACAGTATATTTTCTGCATTGGGCTCAACTATTTTTTCCATTTTTAACTACGCCCTATTTTAAAATTTATACATCGATACAAAGTTTACGCGTGATACATCAGCGGTTCTGCCATCAAACACTTCTCTTTTGCCTTGATGATATTCCATACCAATATCCATTTGCTCAATCGGTGAATAGAAAACGTTAGCTGCGTAGTCCGTTAAGCGTTTGTTAGCATCTGGGTTGAGTTTGGCATAAGCCGTGTCATCATCATAATCAAACATTGAAGCTGATAAATTTGCACGCCATTGCTCATTAAATTTATATGAATAACCAATATTGATGCTATTCAACTTATTCATAACCAAATCTGTTTTATCTTCGTTTAAAGAAAAATCACCCGCGGCATTTAAACTTGTTGAATTTGCCAAACCACTTTGGGTGGTGTACGGCATAAATTTTTGATCACCGACAATATATTGATAATTTGCTTGTACCGACTGCTGAGGTGTTAATTGATATTTTAAGCCACCTCCGGCGCCCCAGCTTACTTTCTTAACCGTGGCAGTTGCGACATCTGCGGATTTTTCATTAATAAACCCTTGAGCAAGTGCCGTTAAAGGCCCTTGTTTAAAGCTATAGCGACCCGTTAGAGTTGGAAATGCAGAGACTCTCGAACCTGTATATTCCAAGGCTACTTTTAAATCATTATTGGCATCAATTTTCCAGTCATAGCGAATTTGAGGAGTACGCGTATACGAGGTTCCCACAAATTGCGTGTAATCGACAGCTTCCGTACGGGTTTCCATGTTAGACATGAGTGACCATGTTTGACCAAAGGTCCAGTCTTTATAGGTAAAAAATGCATGACGGATACGGAATTTACCATCCCCCGTTCCCATGTTAGAGCTATCAAAGAAATCGGCTTCAATATTCCCTGTGACCGCTTTATTAGGACTATTAAAATAAACACCTAGTCGACTTGCATTAATCATGGCATCGGAACGCGCATGGTTTGAACGTTTTTCACTTTCAAAAGGGGCTCGGTACAAACTGCTGGTCGTTCTACCACCCGAGTCAGGTGATGATTTAAAATCGACCGCTGCATCAATACGAGCAATACCGTAAACCTTAACGTTATCCGTCCAAGTGACCCACGAAGGAGCAACTGGCTTCTCCGTTACAGTTGCTTTAGTTCTTTTAATGTTTTCTTCAATTTTTACTTGTTTGACTTGTAAATTATTTTGAGTTTGCTTTTGAGCTGCAAGTTCTGCTTTTAACTTTTGCAGCTCGGTTTCTAACAAATTAATTCTTTGTTCTGTAGTATCTGAAGAATTTGCAAAAATAGTCCCTGAAGCCGTAGCACAAGCTACAGCTAAAATTAATTTTCTCATCTTTTAATCCTTAAAGAAGCGTTTTTTCCGTGTGTAATTTAGGCTACACGTGCATCTATTAGCTCACAGTCCGTGACTGCCTGTAATTCATCAAGACTTAAGCCATCTACCATTTCCGTCACATAAGCTTTTTGATCTTTCAGTTCAATAATGCATAAATCGGTATAAATACGGTTTACACACTGCTCACCTGTCATTGGATATGTAAGTTCCTTTACAATCTTGGACTCACCTTTTTTGGTGACATGTTCCATATAGACATAAATCGTTTTTGCGCCGACCGCCAAATCCATAGCACCGCCGACTGCTGGCACATCATCTGCTTTACCAGTATGCCAGTTTGCCAAATCTCCATTTACAGCAACTTGGAATGCACCAATCACACAAATGTCCAGATGGCCACCACGCATAATGTCAAACGAGTCACCATGATGCATAAAGCATCCACCATCTAATAAAGTGACAAGTTCTTTTCCAGCATTAACTAAATCTTGGTCTTCTTCACCAGGTTGTGGTGGTGGACCAAAAGCCAAGACACCATTTTCCGAATGTAAAAAGATTTCTTTGTCTTTTGGCAAAAATTTAGCAACGTTGGTCGGTAAGCCAATCCCTAAATTCACATAAGAACCTTCAGGAATGTCATTGGCAATGAGTTTGGCAATATCTTCACGAGAACGCTTTTGAACTGACATTAGATATCTCCTACTTTTACAACATGCTGAACAAAAATTCCCGGTGTAATAATGCACTCTGGATCAAGCGTTCCTAGCTCTACGGTGTCATTCACTTGAACAATGGTGGTCTTGGCAGCTTTTGCCATAATTGGACCAAAATTGCGGGCTGCTTTACGGTAAGTTAAATTGCCCCAGCGGTCAGCTTTATCGGCATAAATCAGTGCAAAATCGGCTTCAAGTGGATATTCAAGCACATAGTTTTTACCGTTAATGGTTCGAGTTTCTTTGCCCTCGGCAACTTTGGTGCCATAACCAGTCGGAGTAAAAATAGCACCGAGACCCGCACCTGCTGCCTGAATACGACATGCCAAATTACCTTGCGGAACCAGTTCCAACTCAATTTTTCCTGCGCGATATAAGTCTTGAAAAACGGTTGATCCAGCAGATTTTGGAAATGAACAAATCATTTTTTTAACGCAACCGGCAATAATCAGATTTGTTAAACCACGATCACCAGAAGCCGCATTGTTATTTACAATGGTGAGTTCTTTTTTCCCTAAATCAATTAAGGCTTCAATTAATTCAGCAGGTTGCCCCGTTACACCAAACCCGCCTGTCATGATGGTTGCTCCATCAGGAATAGCTTTTAAAATCGGTTCAATGTCACTGGTGATTTTATTTATCATCTCACTTGTCCCTTTTCATCCTTAATTTAAGGTGACAGATTGATCTGTCACTCTGCCTTTTGCGGGTTAAATAGTCGGTCTTTAATAAATAACAATGGGATTACACCGCAGATAAAATAAGCCGCAGCCATCACCAAAAGTCCTAAGCCAATAGAACCATTCTGTGATAAATAACCAATTGTTAATGGAGAGAAAATTGAAAGTACTTTACCAATGTTATAAGCACCACCCACTGCCGAACCTCGGATAGATGTCGGGAAACTTTCCGTCATATAAGTGGCATTAATTGCGTATGGAATACCGTACAGGAACCCGAAGAACAGCATCATCCATAAAATGTTGGTTGGTGTATTTAAATAGACAATGACCGGAATAAATAAGGCTGTACCAATGGTTCCGAAAGCGAATACAGCACGGCGTCCTAATTTGTCGGCAACGATTCCTGCAATCACTTTGGCAAACATCATAATCAAGAACGTACCGACCATATACATGGCCATTTCTTTAAACTTGATGCCAAGATCAGACTCTAAATAAGCTGGTAACCAGTTACTTACCCCGTAATAACCGAACTGCAATGCACCTGTACTAATAATCCAGAGAACAAACATGGTGCCATGTTTCTTATCTCTTAAAATTTCAAGATATGGGTTTTGACGTTTTTTAGGTTGGTTACTTTGAGCAACTTCTAGCGCTTTTAATTGACGCGCTTTTTTCCAAGACTCAGGTTCAGGTACACAAAAGTGCATTAAAATTGACAATACCAAAGGGGTAATCGCAATCCAATACAGGAAACGCCAGCCATGTTCAGGAATAATATGACCTGCCAATAAGGTCGCTAACAAAGAACCTAAGGTATAACCCGTCATGAGAGTAGCCAAAACAGTCGAGCGATGTTTGGTTGGCACCATTTCTGACATTAAAATATTGCAAGCAATATAAAGTGCGCCTAAACCCATCGCTCCAAAAGTTCTTAAAACTGCAAATTGCATATAAGAATCGGTAAAACCCAGCGCACAGGTTAAAACTGAAGAATAAGCAATAAAGAACACAATAATGCGAACCCGTCCAAAACGGTCACATGCCCAGCCCCCAATCAAGCCACCAATTGCTGAACCTAAAAGTGTTAAACTACCTAATGTTCCAGCTTGTACACCC
This region of Acinetobacter sp. XS-4 genomic DNA includes:
- a CDS encoding 3-oxoacid CoA-transferase subunit B, translating into MSVQKRSREDIAKLIANDIPEGSYVNLGIGLPTNVAKFLPKDKEIFLHSENGVLAFGPPPQPGEEDQDLVNAGKELVTLLDGGCFMHHGDSFDIMRGGHLDICVIGAFQVAVNGDLANWHTGKADDVPAVGGAMDLAVGAKTIYVYMEHVTKKGESKIVKELTYPMTGEQCVNRIYTDLCIIELKDQKAYVTEMVDGLSLDELQAVTDCELIDARVA
- a CDS encoding 3-oxoacid CoA-transferase subunit A; translated protein: MINKITSDIEPILKAIPDGATIMTGGFGVTGQPAELIEALIDLGKKELTIVNNNAASGDRGLTNLIIAGCVKKMICSFPKSAGSTVFQDLYRAGKIELELVPQGNLACRIQAAGAGLGAIFTPTGYGTKVAEGKETRTINGKNYVLEYPLEADFALIYADKADRWGNLTYRKAARNFGPIMAKAAKTTIVQVNDTVELGTLDPECIITPGIFVQHVVKVGDI
- the dcaP gene encoding outer membrane trimeric porin-like protein DcaP, with the protein product MRKLILAVACATASGTIFANSSDTTEQRINLLETELQKLKAELAAQKQTQNNLQVKQVKIEENIKRTKATVTEKPVAPSWVTWTDNVKVYGIARIDAAVDFKSSPDSGGRTTSSLYRAPFESEKRSNHARSDAMINASRLGVYFNSPNKAVTGNIEADFFDSSNMGTGDGKFRIRHAFFTYKDWTFGQTWSLMSNMETRTEAVDYTQFVGTSYTRTPQIRYDWKIDANNDLKVALEYTGSRVSAFPTLTGRYSFKQGPLTALAQGFINEKSADVATATVKKVSWGAGGGLKYQLTPQQSVQANYQYIVGDQKFMPYTTQSGLANSTSLNAAGDFSLNEDKTDLVMNKLNSINIGYSYKFNEQWRANLSASMFDYDDDTAYAKLNPDANKRLTDYAANVFYSPIEQMDIGMEYHQGKREVFDGRTADVSRVNFVSMYKF
- a CDS encoding MFS transporter, whose translation is MTTETVAQNTASSEAIQTPKKIWITAFIFAFLTLLCDGADLGFLALSLTSLKAEFHLTGVQAGTLGSLTLLGSAIGGLIGGWACDRFGRVRIIVFFIAYSSVLTCALGFTDSYMQFAVLRTFGAMGLGALYIACNILMSEMVPTKHRSTVLATLMTGYTLGSLLATLLAGHIIPEHGWRFLYWIAITPLVLSILMHFCVPEPESWKKARQLKALEVAQSNQPKKRQNPYLEILRDKKHGTMFVLWIISTGALQFGYYGVSNWLPAYLESDLGIKFKEMAMYMVGTFLIMMFAKVIAGIVADKLGRRAVFAFGTIGTALFIPVIVYLNTPTNILWMMLFFGFLYGIPYAINATYMTESFPTSIRGSAVGGAYNIGKVLSIFSPLTIGYLSQNGSIGLGLLVMAAAYFICGVIPLLFIKDRLFNPQKAE